The genomic window TCAGGGCGCCGGCGCAAGCGGCGAGATGCGTTGCAATGATCGCCATCACCGCGCGCGAATTGGCCGCGCCGGCCGAGCCGCCGTTGAAGCCGAACCAGCCGACCCACAACAGGCCGGTGCCCATCACCGCCAGCGAGAGATCGAACGGCGAAAGATTCTCGGTGCCGTAGCCGTGACGGCGCCCCATCACCTTCGCGGCGACGAGGCCGCCGGTGCCGGCGGACAAATGCACCACGAGGCCGCCGGCGAAATCCAAAACGCCCATGCTGGCGAGGAAGCCGCCGCCCCACACCCAATGCGCCAGCGGAATATAGACGAAGATGAACCAGGCGACGGAGAACAAGAGATAGGCGGAGAACCGCATGCGATCGGCGACCGAGCCCGCGACCAGCGCCACCGTGATGATCGCAAACGTCATCTGGTACAGCATGAACAGCGATTCCGGGATCGTCTTGGCCGCCGGGTTGACGCTGTCCATAGTCATGCCCGCGAGGAACCAGCGGTCGAGCGTGCCGATCCAGGGGCCGTCGCCGACGAAGCACAGCGAATAACCGAACGCGACCCAGAGAATCGAAATCAGCGTCACCGCGGCGAGGCTCTGCGCCATGGTGGCAAGCACGTTCTTCTTGCGCACCATGCCGGAGTAGAACAGCGCAAGTCCGGGGATCGTCATCATCAGCACCAGCGCGGTGGCGACGATCATCCAGGCGGTGTCGGCAGTGTTGATCTCGGAGCCTGCGGCGTGCGCCGGCGAGGCAATGGCAGACGCAAATCCGATCGGCGCAGCCATAGCAGCTGCGCGGCGCAAATATCCCGCCATGTCGTTCCCCCCGGCATTAACTGGCGTCGCACGCTGTGGCGTCGTTGCCCGGTGCGATCGAAGAAGATGTATTAGATTAGATCAGAGCGCGTCGCTGTCGGTTTCGCCGGTGCGGATACGCAGCGCGTGGTCGATCGGCGTGACGAAGATCTTGCCGTCACCGATCTGGCCGGTGCGCGCGGTCGCAGTGATCACGCTGACCGCCTTGTCGGCAACGTCGGACGCGACCGCGATCTCGATGCGCAGCTTCGGCAGGAAGTTCACGACATATTCGGCGCCGCGATAAATCTCGGTGTGGCCCTTCTGGCGGCCATAGCCCTTCACCTCGGTCACGGTCATGCCGTGGACGCCGATCGCCGTCAGGGCCTGGCGGACCTCATCGAGCTTGAAGGGTTTGATGATCGCGACGACGAGTTTCATGGCAGGCCTATTCCCCGGGATGCGCCGCGCCGTATGTCGCCGGCGCTGCGTCAATCTGGCATCTTTCCGGGCAAATGGCACAAAAAAGTTGCAGATTGAAGCGGAAAAACGTTTGGCCATGTGAACGGCCGCCTCTGTACAGGGCAGCCGTCCATCCTTCACAATGCATTTTCGGCATGGATCGGGTGAACCTGCCGGTCCCGGGCGGTACATAAGTATTTTGGGGGACGCATCATGGCGAGTTGGTTCTACGCATCCGAGGGCAAGCAGCAGGGGCCCTTTGCGGAAGGGCAGTTCCGCGATCTCATCGCCCAAGGCGTCGTGCGCCCGGATACGCTGGTCTGGACCGAAGGCATGGCCGGCTGGCAGAAGGCCGCCGAAATCCCCGGCTTGATCGGAGGCGGCGGCGCGCCGCCGATGATGCCGGCCGGCGGCCCTCCGATGATGGGCGGCGGTGGGTATGCCAGCGCCAGCGCCGGCGGCTATGGTGGCGCAGGTGCAGGATCGCTGGCAGTCGATTTTGGCATCCTCGAGTTCACCTGGCGCAGCATCGTCTTGCTGATCGGAATGATCTTCGTCCTGCCGGCGCCGTGGGTGTTCGTCTGGTACACGCAATGGATCGTGTCCTGCGTGAGGGTCCCGGGGCGTCCGAATCTCAGCTTCACCGGCAATGCGATGACGCTGGTGCCCTGGTATTTCGGCTTCATCGTCCTGGCGATCGCCATCTCCTTCATCGGAAGCCAGCTGCTCAGCAATCTGCTGTTCATCGTGCAGATCGTCCTCTACTGGCTGCTGATCAAATGGATGGTCGCGAACCTCGCCTCCAACGGCCAGCCGCTGGGCCTGAGCTTCACCGGCTCGATCTGGGCCTATATCGGCTGGAGCCTGCTGTTCGCGATCTCGATCATCACCATCATCGGCTGGGCCTGGGTCGCCGCGGCGCAGATGCGCTGGTTCTGCCGCAGCGTCGAAGGCACACGGCGCGAAATCGTGTTCAAAGGCAGCGGACTCGAGATCTTGTGGCGCGGAATCGTGGCCGCGATCCTGTGCAGCTTCATCATCCCGATCCCGTGGGTGTATCGCTGGATCATGAACTGGTTTGCGTCGCAGACCGAACTCGCTCCGCGCGGCTCGCTCTAAGCGATCAAGCCCTCCGCTCGCGCACGGAGCCTTCCTGCGCGACGGAGGCGACCAGCGTGCCGTCGGGCTTGAAGATCGAGCCGCGGGTCAGTCCGCGGCCCGATTGTGCGCTCGGCGAATCCTGGGCGTAGAGCAGCCATTCGTCGGCGCGGAACGGGCGGTGAAACCACATCGCGTGGTCGAGGCTCGCCGGCATCATGCGCTTGTCGAACAGCGTGCGGCCATAGCGCGCCATGATCGCGTCCAGCAGCGAGAAGTCCGAGGCATAGGCGAGCGCGCACATGTGCAGCGCCGGATCGTCCGGCAGTTTCGCAGCGGTCCTGATCCAGACGTGAATGCGGCCGTCCTCGATCTTCTGGCCGAAATAGCGGCCGAGCTCGACCGGACGCAGCTCGATCGGACGATCGGATTCGTAGTAGCGGCGGATGAACTCCGGCATCTCCTTGAACATCGGCTGCTTCGCCACCTCCTCCGCCGTGAGCTTTTCCGGCGGCGGCACGTCGGGCATCTTGTCCTGGTGGTCGAACGCGCTCTCCTCCTCGGCATGGAACGACACCATGATCGAGAAGATCGCATTGCCGTGCTGGATCGCGGTGACGCGGCGCGTCGAATAGCTCTTGCCGTCGCGCAGCCGCTCGACCTGGTAGATGATCGGGATCTGCGGGTCGCCCGGCAGGATGAAATAGCAATGCAGCGAATGCGGCAGCCGGCCCTCGACGGTGCGGCAGGCCGCCACCATCGCCTGCCCGATCACCTGGCCGCCGAACACCCGCTGCCAGCTCGTCTTCGGGCTGTTGCCGCGGAACAGGTTCACCTCGAGCTGTTCGAGGTCGAGGATCGAAATGAGGTCGATCAGGCTTTTGGACATGCGTGAGCTTTCTTGCCGTCATTTCCGGATTGAAGCTCCGAAATGACATACGGGCCGATCCGCCCTTGTTTCACCGCACTGTTTCGCCCACCTCAAGTCTGCTAGCAAGACCAGGAATTGGCCGGGAAAGTCGGGTATGTCGGTACAGGGTAGCATTGTCATTGGCGGCGGCGCGTTTGCAGGGCTGGCGCTGGCGTTGGCGCTGCGTCAGGGGCTCGGACCCGAGATTTCCGTCATCGTGGCCGATCCCGCGCTCAGCATGCGTCCGAGCCGCG from Bradyrhizobium zhanjiangense includes these protein-coding regions:
- a CDS encoding DUF4339 domain-containing protein — translated: MASWFYASEGKQQGPFAEGQFRDLIAQGVVRPDTLVWTEGMAGWQKAAEIPGLIGGGGAPPMMPAGGPPMMGGGGYASASAGGYGGAGAGSLAVDFGILEFTWRSIVLLIGMIFVLPAPWVFVWYTQWIVSCVRVPGRPNLSFTGNAMTLVPWYFGFIVLAIAISFIGSQLLSNLLFIVQIVLYWLLIKWMVANLASNGQPLGLSFTGSIWAYIGWSLLFAISIITIIGWAWVAAAQMRWFCRSVEGTRREIVFKGSGLEILWRGIVAAILCSFIIPIPWVYRWIMNWFASQTELAPRGSL
- a CDS encoding P-II family nitrogen regulator encodes the protein MKLVVAIIKPFKLDEVRQALTAIGVHGMTVTEVKGYGRQKGHTEIYRGAEYVVNFLPKLRIEIAVASDVADKAVSVITATARTGQIGDGKIFVTPIDHALRIRTGETDSDAL
- the tesB gene encoding acyl-CoA thioesterase II, with translation MSKSLIDLISILDLEQLEVNLFRGNSPKTSWQRVFGGQVIGQAMVAACRTVEGRLPHSLHCYFILPGDPQIPIIYQVERLRDGKSYSTRRVTAIQHGNAIFSIMVSFHAEEESAFDHQDKMPDVPPPEKLTAEEVAKQPMFKEMPEFIRRYYESDRPIELRPVELGRYFGQKIEDGRIHVWIRTAAKLPDDPALHMCALAYASDFSLLDAIMARYGRTLFDKRMMPASLDHAMWFHRPFRADEWLLYAQDSPSAQSGRGLTRGSIFKPDGTLVASVAQEGSVRERRA
- a CDS encoding ammonium transporter, whose protein sequence is MAGYLRRAAAMAAPIGFASAIASPAHAAGSEINTADTAWMIVATALVLMMTIPGLALFYSGMVRKKNVLATMAQSLAAVTLISILWVAFGYSLCFVGDGPWIGTLDRWFLAGMTMDSVNPAAKTIPESLFMLYQMTFAIITVALVAGSVADRMRFSAYLLFSVAWFIFVYIPLAHWVWGGGFLASMGVLDFAGGLVVHLSAGTGGLVAAKVMGRRHGYGTENLSPFDLSLAVMGTGLLWVGWFGFNGGSAGAANSRAVMAIIATHLAACAGALTWGAIEWSTRRKPSVLGMISGAVAGLGTITPASGFVAPWHGIVIGIIAGAVCYWACTWLKHRFNYDDSLDVFGVHGIGGLTGTLLGGVFATSAIGGTAGLIEGHPQQVLIQLYGVAVTFVWSAGVSFVLLKLVGLFVPLRVSREHELEGLDISQHGEALQ